In one window of Arachis ipaensis cultivar K30076 chromosome B06, Araip1.1, whole genome shotgun sequence DNA:
- the LOC107645686 gene encoding auxin response factor 9 isoform X6 codes for MANLECNLRGPPTPTAQTVWIGEGDEDLYTELWKLCAGPLVDVPRTGERVYYFPQGHMEQLQASTNQEVNQELSQQIPHFNLPTKILCRVVHIQLLAEQETDEVYARITLLPEPDQKEPTIPDPSPVESQRETFHSFSKILTPSDTSTHGGCSIRRMHATECLPPLPSPPSDADENSPPPSQELVAKDLHGFEWKFKHVLRGSPKRHLFTTGWSTFVTSKRLVAGDAFVFLRGEDGEMRVGIRRLARQQIPMPSSVISSQSMHLGVLATASHAVMTRTMFVVYYKPRSSQFIIGLNKYLEAVKNKFTAGMRYKMRFEVEESPERSFLVRFSGTIVGVGDVSPGWSNSQWRSLKVHWDEPATFPRPERVSAWEIEPFVVSTALAKRPRHADHTSSSEIASNTPASAFWFHGSSMSHDPAELGGAEVQCKENQVVWSLRQKETNGNPMNSHSSSSRVRMEGIWSNSPHASVPPNPPNNNAAAKQGLSPISSKPNDDGLTHDKVEVDARKKTENPTKIFLFGVNLTNNFRSNVSHPEKEQACSAIVPVGPKESTPITITASATQNAQNSNYSVSDKEQQNQISSDVLPAEKPNKLASLPSMRTRTKVQMQGVAVGRAVDLTMLNGYDELTIELEKLFHIEGELRSQNKWAVTFTDDENDMMLVGDDPWPEFCNIVKRIYIYSREDVKKMKYKLSVPSLDCEETLLSKEET; via the exons ATGGCGAATCTGGAGTGCAATCTGAGGGGACCTCCCACTCCTACAGCTCAAACAG TTTGGATAGGTGAGGGAGATGAAGATCTCTACACAGAGCTATGGAAGCTGTGTGCAGGGCCTCTCGTCGATGTTCCCCGCACTGGGGAGAGAGTCTACTACTTCCCTCAGGGTCACATGGAACAA TTGCAAGCATCAACGAATCAGGAGGTGAACCAAGAACTGAGTCAGCAAATCCCTCATTTCAATCTCCCAACCAAGATTCTCTGCCGTGTTGTTCACATTCAGTTGCTG GCGGAACAGGAAACTGATGAAGTTTATGCCCGTATCACTTTGCTTCCAGAACCAGAT CAAAAAGAGCCTACAATCCCTGATCCAAGTCCCGTGGAATCTCAAAGAGAAACGTTTCACTCTTTTAGCAAGATATTAACTCCCTCTGATACTAGCACACATGGAGGATGTTCAATTCGGCGTATGCATGCCACAGAGTGCCTACCTCCATTGCCATCACCTCCATCG GACGCGGATGAAAATTCCCCACCACCATCCCAGGAGTTGGTGGCGAAGGATCTTCATGGGTTCGAGTGGAAGTTTAAGCATGTATTAAGAG GTTCACCAAAGAGGCACTTGTTCACAACTGGCTGGAGTACCTTTGTCACTTCCAAAAGACTGGTTGCTGGAGATGCTTTTGTGTTTTTAAG GGGAGAAGATGGGGAAATGAGAGTTGGGATTAGGCGACTTGCGCGGCAGCAGATCCCAATGCCTTCGTCCGTGATATCAAGCCAGAGTATGCATCTTGGAGTGCTTGCCACTGCTTCCCATGCTGTTATGACTCGCACCATGTTTGTGGTTTATTATAAACCAAG GAGTAGCCAGTTTATTATTGGCCTTAACAAATATCTGGAAGCAGTCAAAAATAAATTTACTGCTGGAATGCGTTACAAGATGAGGTTTGAAGTGGAAGAATCACCTGAGAGAAG CTTTTTGGTCAGATTTTCTGGTACTATTGTTGGGGTTGGGGATGTATCGCCAGGATGGTCAAACTCTCAATGGCGTTCCTTGAAG GTTCATTGGGATGAGCCGGCAACGTTTCCGAGACCAGAGAGGGTTTCTGCTTGGGAGATAGAGCCTTTTGTTGTCTCTACTGCGTTGGCCAAAAGGCCCAGGCATGCTGATCATACTTCATCGTCTG AAATTGCTTCCAACACTCCTGCTTCTGCTTTTTGGTTTCATGGATCATCCATGTCCCATGATCCTGCAGAATTAGGTGGTGCTGAAGTCCAATGCAAGGAAAACCAGGTTGTATGGTCCTTGAGGCAGAAAGAAACCAATGGCAATCCCATGAATAGCCACTCCAGTAGCTCTCGGGTTCGTATGGAAGGAATATGGTCTAATTCACCACATGCGAGTGTCCCACCAAACCCCCCAAACAACAATGCTGCTGCAAAACAAGGCCTTTCACCTATTTCATCCAAACCAAATGATGATGGTTTGACTCATGATAAAGTTGAAGTAGATGCTAGAAAGAAGACTGAGAATCCCACAAAGATCTTTTTATTTGGAGTTAATTTGACTAACAACTTCCGTAGTAATGTGTCCCATCCGGAGAAAGAACAGGCTTGCTCTGCCATTGTTCCCGTTGGTCCCAAAGAATCTACTCCCATTACCATTACTGCATCAGCCACTCAGAATGCTCAGAATTCCAACTATTCAGTGTCCGATAAGGAGCAACAGAACCAAATTTCTTCTGATGTATTGCCAGCAGAGAAGCCTAACAAGCTGGCATCCTTACCATCCATGAGGACTCGAACTAAG GTTCAAATGCAAGGTGTAGCTGTAGGGAGAGCTGTGGACCTAACCATGTTgaatggctatgacgagcttacAATTGAGCTTGAGAAACTGTTTCATATTGAGGGAGAACTCAGATCACAAAACAAATGGGCAGTTACTTTTACTGATGATGAAAATGACATGATGCTTGTTGGTGATGATCCATGGCC GGAGTTCTGCAACATTGTGAAACGGATTTACATTTATTCAAGGGAGGATGTGAAGAAGATGAAGTATAAACTCTCCGTGCCTTCGTTGGACTGCGAAGAGACTTTGTTGTCGAAAGAAGAGACTTAA
- the LOC107645686 gene encoding auxin response factor 9 isoform X3 translates to MANLECNLRGPPTPTAQTVWIGEGDEDLYTELWKLCAGPLVDVPRTGERVYYFPQGHMEQLQASTNQEVNQELSQQIPHFNLPTKILCRVVHIQLLAEQETDEVYARITLLPEPDQKEPTIPDPSPVESQRETFHSFSKILTPSDTSTHGGCSIRRMHATECLPPLPSPPSDADENSPPPSQELVAKDLHGFEWKFKHVLRGKGDKGGKGGKGGSPKRHLFTTGWSTFVTSKRLVAGDAFVFLRGEDGEMRVGIRRLARQQIPMPSSVISSQSMHLGVLATASHAVMTRTMFVVYYKPRSSQFIIGLNKYLEAVKNKFTAGMRYKMRFEVEESPERRFSGTIVGVGDVSPGWSNSQWRSLKVHWDEPATFPRPERVSAWEIEPFVVSTALAKRPRHADHTSSSEIASNTPASAFWFHGSSMSHDPAELGGAEVQCKENQVVWSLRQKETNGNPMNSHSSSSRVRMEGIWSNSPHASVPPNPPNNNAAAKQGLSPISSKPNDDGLTHDKVEVDARKKTENPTKIFLFGVNLTNNFRSNVSHPEKEQACSAIVPVGPKESTPITITASATQNAQNSNYSVSDKEQQNQISSDVLPAEKPNKLASLPSMRTRTKVQMQGVAVGRAVDLTMLNGYDELTIELEKLFHIEGELRSQNKWAVTFTDDENDMMLVGDDPWPEFCNIVKRIYIYSREDVKKMKYKLSVPSLDCEETLLSKEET, encoded by the exons ATGGCGAATCTGGAGTGCAATCTGAGGGGACCTCCCACTCCTACAGCTCAAACAG TTTGGATAGGTGAGGGAGATGAAGATCTCTACACAGAGCTATGGAAGCTGTGTGCAGGGCCTCTCGTCGATGTTCCCCGCACTGGGGAGAGAGTCTACTACTTCCCTCAGGGTCACATGGAACAA TTGCAAGCATCAACGAATCAGGAGGTGAACCAAGAACTGAGTCAGCAAATCCCTCATTTCAATCTCCCAACCAAGATTCTCTGCCGTGTTGTTCACATTCAGTTGCTG GCGGAACAGGAAACTGATGAAGTTTATGCCCGTATCACTTTGCTTCCAGAACCAGAT CAAAAAGAGCCTACAATCCCTGATCCAAGTCCCGTGGAATCTCAAAGAGAAACGTTTCACTCTTTTAGCAAGATATTAACTCCCTCTGATACTAGCACACATGGAGGATGTTCAATTCGGCGTATGCATGCCACAGAGTGCCTACCTCCATTGCCATCACCTCCATCG GACGCGGATGAAAATTCCCCACCACCATCCCAGGAGTTGGTGGCGAAGGATCTTCATGGGTTCGAGTGGAAGTTTAAGCATGTATTAAGAGGTAAAGGAGATAAAGGAGGTAAAGGGGGTAAAGGAG GTTCACCAAAGAGGCACTTGTTCACAACTGGCTGGAGTACCTTTGTCACTTCCAAAAGACTGGTTGCTGGAGATGCTTTTGTGTTTTTAAG GGGAGAAGATGGGGAAATGAGAGTTGGGATTAGGCGACTTGCGCGGCAGCAGATCCCAATGCCTTCGTCCGTGATATCAAGCCAGAGTATGCATCTTGGAGTGCTTGCCACTGCTTCCCATGCTGTTATGACTCGCACCATGTTTGTGGTTTATTATAAACCAAG GAGTAGCCAGTTTATTATTGGCCTTAACAAATATCTGGAAGCAGTCAAAAATAAATTTACTGCTGGAATGCGTTACAAGATGAGGTTTGAAGTGGAAGAATCACCTGAGAGAAG ATTTTCTGGTACTATTGTTGGGGTTGGGGATGTATCGCCAGGATGGTCAAACTCTCAATGGCGTTCCTTGAAG GTTCATTGGGATGAGCCGGCAACGTTTCCGAGACCAGAGAGGGTTTCTGCTTGGGAGATAGAGCCTTTTGTTGTCTCTACTGCGTTGGCCAAAAGGCCCAGGCATGCTGATCATACTTCATCGTCTG AAATTGCTTCCAACACTCCTGCTTCTGCTTTTTGGTTTCATGGATCATCCATGTCCCATGATCCTGCAGAATTAGGTGGTGCTGAAGTCCAATGCAAGGAAAACCAGGTTGTATGGTCCTTGAGGCAGAAAGAAACCAATGGCAATCCCATGAATAGCCACTCCAGTAGCTCTCGGGTTCGTATGGAAGGAATATGGTCTAATTCACCACATGCGAGTGTCCCACCAAACCCCCCAAACAACAATGCTGCTGCAAAACAAGGCCTTTCACCTATTTCATCCAAACCAAATGATGATGGTTTGACTCATGATAAAGTTGAAGTAGATGCTAGAAAGAAGACTGAGAATCCCACAAAGATCTTTTTATTTGGAGTTAATTTGACTAACAACTTCCGTAGTAATGTGTCCCATCCGGAGAAAGAACAGGCTTGCTCTGCCATTGTTCCCGTTGGTCCCAAAGAATCTACTCCCATTACCATTACTGCATCAGCCACTCAGAATGCTCAGAATTCCAACTATTCAGTGTCCGATAAGGAGCAACAGAACCAAATTTCTTCTGATGTATTGCCAGCAGAGAAGCCTAACAAGCTGGCATCCTTACCATCCATGAGGACTCGAACTAAG GTTCAAATGCAAGGTGTAGCTGTAGGGAGAGCTGTGGACCTAACCATGTTgaatggctatgacgagcttacAATTGAGCTTGAGAAACTGTTTCATATTGAGGGAGAACTCAGATCACAAAACAAATGGGCAGTTACTTTTACTGATGATGAAAATGACATGATGCTTGTTGGTGATGATCCATGGCC GGAGTTCTGCAACATTGTGAAACGGATTTACATTTATTCAAGGGAGGATGTGAAGAAGATGAAGTATAAACTCTCCGTGCCTTCGTTGGACTGCGAAGAGACTTTGTTGTCGAAAGAAGAGACTTAA
- the LOC107645686 gene encoding auxin response factor 9 isoform X4 has translation MANLECNLRGPPTPTAQTVWIGEGDEDLYTELWKLCAGPLVDVPRTGERVYYFPQGHMEQLQASTNQEVNQELSQQIPHFNLPTKILCRVVHIQLLAEQETDEVYARITLLPEPDQKEPTIPDPSPVESQRETFHSFSKILTPSDTSTHGGCSIRRMHATECLPPLPSPPSDADENSPPPSQELVAKDLHGFEWKFKHVLRGKGDKGGSPKRHLFTTGWSTFVTSKRLVAGDAFVFLRGEDGEMRVGIRRLARQQIPMPSSVISSQSMHLGVLATASHAVMTRTMFVVYYKPRSSQFIIGLNKYLEAVKNKFTAGMRYKMRFEVEESPERSFLVRFSGTIVGVGDVSPGWSNSQWRSLKVHWDEPATFPRPERVSAWEIEPFVVSTALAKRPRHADHTSSSEIASNTPASAFWFHGSSMSHDPAELGGAEVQCKENQVVWSLRQKETNGNPMNSHSSSSRVRMEGIWSNSPHASVPPNPPNNNAAAKQGLSPISSKPNDDGLTHDKVEVDARKKTENPTKIFLFGVNLTNNFRSNVSHPEKEQACSAIVPVGPKESTPITITASATQNAQNSNYSVSDKEQQNQISSDVLPAEKPNKLASLPSMRTRTKVQMQGVAVGRAVDLTMLNGYDELTIELEKLFHIEGELRSQNKWAVTFTDDENDMMLVGDDPWPEFCNIVKRIYIYSREDVKKMKYKLSVPSLDCEETLLSKEET, from the exons ATGGCGAATCTGGAGTGCAATCTGAGGGGACCTCCCACTCCTACAGCTCAAACAG TTTGGATAGGTGAGGGAGATGAAGATCTCTACACAGAGCTATGGAAGCTGTGTGCAGGGCCTCTCGTCGATGTTCCCCGCACTGGGGAGAGAGTCTACTACTTCCCTCAGGGTCACATGGAACAA TTGCAAGCATCAACGAATCAGGAGGTGAACCAAGAACTGAGTCAGCAAATCCCTCATTTCAATCTCCCAACCAAGATTCTCTGCCGTGTTGTTCACATTCAGTTGCTG GCGGAACAGGAAACTGATGAAGTTTATGCCCGTATCACTTTGCTTCCAGAACCAGAT CAAAAAGAGCCTACAATCCCTGATCCAAGTCCCGTGGAATCTCAAAGAGAAACGTTTCACTCTTTTAGCAAGATATTAACTCCCTCTGATACTAGCACACATGGAGGATGTTCAATTCGGCGTATGCATGCCACAGAGTGCCTACCTCCATTGCCATCACCTCCATCG GACGCGGATGAAAATTCCCCACCACCATCCCAGGAGTTGGTGGCGAAGGATCTTCATGGGTTCGAGTGGAAGTTTAAGCATGTATTAAGAGGTAAAGGAGATAAAGGAG GTTCACCAAAGAGGCACTTGTTCACAACTGGCTGGAGTACCTTTGTCACTTCCAAAAGACTGGTTGCTGGAGATGCTTTTGTGTTTTTAAG GGGAGAAGATGGGGAAATGAGAGTTGGGATTAGGCGACTTGCGCGGCAGCAGATCCCAATGCCTTCGTCCGTGATATCAAGCCAGAGTATGCATCTTGGAGTGCTTGCCACTGCTTCCCATGCTGTTATGACTCGCACCATGTTTGTGGTTTATTATAAACCAAG GAGTAGCCAGTTTATTATTGGCCTTAACAAATATCTGGAAGCAGTCAAAAATAAATTTACTGCTGGAATGCGTTACAAGATGAGGTTTGAAGTGGAAGAATCACCTGAGAGAAG CTTTTTGGTCAGATTTTCTGGTACTATTGTTGGGGTTGGGGATGTATCGCCAGGATGGTCAAACTCTCAATGGCGTTCCTTGAAG GTTCATTGGGATGAGCCGGCAACGTTTCCGAGACCAGAGAGGGTTTCTGCTTGGGAGATAGAGCCTTTTGTTGTCTCTACTGCGTTGGCCAAAAGGCCCAGGCATGCTGATCATACTTCATCGTCTG AAATTGCTTCCAACACTCCTGCTTCTGCTTTTTGGTTTCATGGATCATCCATGTCCCATGATCCTGCAGAATTAGGTGGTGCTGAAGTCCAATGCAAGGAAAACCAGGTTGTATGGTCCTTGAGGCAGAAAGAAACCAATGGCAATCCCATGAATAGCCACTCCAGTAGCTCTCGGGTTCGTATGGAAGGAATATGGTCTAATTCACCACATGCGAGTGTCCCACCAAACCCCCCAAACAACAATGCTGCTGCAAAACAAGGCCTTTCACCTATTTCATCCAAACCAAATGATGATGGTTTGACTCATGATAAAGTTGAAGTAGATGCTAGAAAGAAGACTGAGAATCCCACAAAGATCTTTTTATTTGGAGTTAATTTGACTAACAACTTCCGTAGTAATGTGTCCCATCCGGAGAAAGAACAGGCTTGCTCTGCCATTGTTCCCGTTGGTCCCAAAGAATCTACTCCCATTACCATTACTGCATCAGCCACTCAGAATGCTCAGAATTCCAACTATTCAGTGTCCGATAAGGAGCAACAGAACCAAATTTCTTCTGATGTATTGCCAGCAGAGAAGCCTAACAAGCTGGCATCCTTACCATCCATGAGGACTCGAACTAAG GTTCAAATGCAAGGTGTAGCTGTAGGGAGAGCTGTGGACCTAACCATGTTgaatggctatgacgagcttacAATTGAGCTTGAGAAACTGTTTCATATTGAGGGAGAACTCAGATCACAAAACAAATGGGCAGTTACTTTTACTGATGATGAAAATGACATGATGCTTGTTGGTGATGATCCATGGCC GGAGTTCTGCAACATTGTGAAACGGATTTACATTTATTCAAGGGAGGATGTGAAGAAGATGAAGTATAAACTCTCCGTGCCTTCGTTGGACTGCGAAGAGACTTTGTTGTCGAAAGAAGAGACTTAA